The Pseudanabaena galeata CCNP1313 genome includes a region encoding these proteins:
- a CDS encoding HD family phosphohydrolase codes for MGIAPNHSSLLPATTHHISRKWSGRAVIGITFVCLISTLSIRFYSEPRLGIGTFVDQDLRSPRTIVATDIEATKQAKELAKQQVIPIYRSNPEIDTNAIKHLEELLQVGDNLRISSGSLPYVDRQILSDDVQRYFRQISDLGWTQLQDRANRLAANANNQTAISGFINRDKESPSIALAELTLYKINALPQDYQKLINTVTEIRKAYAMTQEKAAKGPDMFRDRLLEMTNEEWETCKKLTRQALIDIQSTGIVAGLPDDMLQKRLTNLSNLPTNEEHRAMAIALLSATVKPNMTIDYVGTTERAIKASESVQTQRISLRAGDLIVKGGEKITERQFVILDELKMTQRQVNLKGLVLMGATTALCFALFGYANRRWQYLLKVKLHIKDLLVLGIICTGSALATVMMAPNMLVFLPLASMSLIIGSFYSSRLAILVTCLISILLAIAISSDLLAFTPILVGSIVAAVITNRPLTRSHLAATGLLVGFLQSAVYITIAIIAGSTPPVLIAITALQYASGGLISAIVALGAIPYLEHISYALTPFRLAELANLDRPLLRRLVTETPGTFQHTLFVANLAEAAARELGADTALVRTGTLYHDIGKTLRPEYFIENQMGQPNPHDILNDPWESAQIVKEHVSGGIKLAQKYHLPEMLQAFIPEHQGTITITYFYCQAQKRSQHIIESDFRYVGPIPQSRETGIVMLADACEAALRSLGTDTTLEAAKSLLMRIFQARWDDGQLKDCSLTWEDLDRIAPVFIKVWQERNHGRIKYPNLADKLDPSGSALPDHLCKPKDALTPKKTALK; via the coding sequence TCATAGGAATTACCTTTGTTTGCCTGATCTCAACGCTCAGCATTAGGTTTTATTCTGAGCCACGCTTAGGAATCGGTACGTTTGTTGACCAAGATTTAAGATCGCCTAGAACCATAGTAGCTACTGACATTGAGGCAACTAAACAAGCCAAAGAACTAGCTAAACAACAAGTAATACCCATCTATCGTAGTAATCCTGAAATTGATACTAATGCGATCAAGCACTTAGAAGAACTCCTGCAAGTAGGTGATAACCTGCGGATATCGTCTGGTAGTTTACCTTACGTTGATCGCCAAATTTTGAGTGATGATGTGCAACGATATTTTAGGCAAATCTCAGATTTAGGGTGGACGCAGTTGCAAGATAGGGCTAATCGACTTGCTGCTAATGCCAATAATCAGACGGCTATATCAGGTTTTATCAACAGAGATAAAGAATCTCCATCCATAGCATTGGCTGAGCTAACTCTATATAAAATCAATGCGCTTCCCCAAGATTATCAAAAGCTGATCAATACGGTGACCGAGATTCGTAAAGCCTATGCCATGACTCAGGAAAAAGCGGCAAAAGGTCCTGATATGTTTCGTGATCGCCTCTTGGAAATGACTAATGAAGAATGGGAAACCTGCAAGAAACTGACGCGGCAAGCACTGATCGACATCCAGTCCACAGGGATTGTGGCTGGATTGCCCGATGACATGCTGCAAAAAAGGTTAACAAACCTGAGCAATTTGCCAACCAATGAAGAGCATCGAGCTATGGCGATCGCTTTGCTCAGTGCCACAGTCAAGCCAAATATGACCATTGACTATGTAGGTACAACCGAAAGAGCGATCAAAGCATCTGAATCGGTTCAGACTCAAAGGATTTCGCTTAGAGCAGGTGACTTAATAGTTAAAGGTGGGGAGAAAATTACTGAGCGGCAATTCGTTATTTTAGATGAACTAAAAATGACCCAAAGACAAGTCAATCTTAAGGGATTGGTTTTGATGGGCGCAACTACAGCGCTTTGCTTTGCCCTATTTGGCTATGCCAATCGGCGATGGCAATATTTACTCAAAGTCAAATTACATATCAAAGATCTTTTGGTGCTGGGCATTATCTGCACAGGTAGCGCTTTAGCAACGGTGATGATGGCTCCAAACATGCTTGTATTTTTGCCATTAGCAAGCATGAGTTTAATCATTGGCAGTTTCTACAGTTCTCGCCTTGCAATTCTCGTAACCTGTCTCATTTCAATCTTATTGGCGATCGCGATTAGCTCTGATCTACTAGCATTTACACCTATCTTAGTTGGCTCAATTGTTGCTGCGGTGATTACTAACCGACCCCTCACGCGATCACATTTAGCGGCAACAGGTTTACTAGTTGGCTTTTTACAATCGGCCGTATATATTACGATCGCTATTATTGCTGGCTCCACACCACCAGTACTGATCGCAATTACAGCGCTTCAATACGCATCGGGAGGACTAATTTCCGCGATCGTAGCCCTAGGCGCAATTCCTTATTTAGAGCATATTTCCTATGCATTAACTCCATTTCGTCTAGCGGAGCTAGCTAATCTTGATCGCCCTTTACTGCGCCGCCTAGTTACCGAAACCCCTGGAACTTTTCAGCACACTTTGTTTGTGGCAAATCTTGCCGAAGCTGCTGCTCGCGAGCTAGGAGCCGATACAGCCTTAGTAAGAACAGGAACGCTCTATCACGATATTGGCAAAACTCTCCGACCTGAATATTTCATCGAAAATCAAATGGGGCAGCCCAATCCCCACGATATCCTTAATGATCCTTGGGAAAGCGCTCAAATTGTTAAAGAGCATGTTTCAGGTGGCATTAAGCTAGCCCAAAAATATCATCTTCCTGAGATGCTGCAAGCATTCATTCCAGAGCATCAAGGCACAATTACAATTACCTATTTTTATTGCCAAGCCCAAAAGCGATCGCAGCATATCATTGAGTCAGATTTCCGCTATGTGGGACCGATACCTCAATCTCGTGAAACAGGGATTGTGATGCTAGCTGATGCCTGTGAAGCCGCACTGCGATCGCTTGGCACAGATACCACTCTCGAAGCTGCCAAAAGCTTACTCATGCGAATTTTTCAAGCTCGATGGGATGATGGTCAACTCAAAGATTGCTCATTGACTTGGGAAGATTTAGATCGAATAGCACCTGTATTTATCAAGGTTTGGCAAGAGCGTAACCATGGCAGGATTAAATATCCCAACCTAGCCGACAAACTTGATCCATCAGGTTCCGCGCTACCCGATCATCTTTGCAAGCCCAAAGATGCACTAACACCTAAAAAGACTGCCCTGAAATAA
- a CDS encoding DUF3768 domain-containing protein, whose translation MSQSIVTTMIAQLNDQFRGGDRTLGIFNATASVASLPPERLAAITKAIADFDDFNPDNDPYGEHDLGFIELDGDRYMWKIDYLDRDLKYLSKDPADPRLTRRVMNIMFANEY comes from the coding sequence ATGTCTCAATCCATAGTCACCACAATGATCGCCCAACTTAATGACCAATTTCGTGGCGGCGATCGCACCTTGGGAATTTTCAATGCTACGGCTAGCGTGGCAAGCTTGCCCCCCGAAAGACTTGCTGCAATTACCAAAGCGATCGCAGATTTTGACGACTTCAACCCAGACAATGATCCCTATGGTGAGCATGATTTAGGCTTTATTGAGTTAGATGGCGATCGCTATATGTGGAAAATAGATTATTTAGATCGGGATTTGAAATATCTCAGCAAAGACCCCGCAGATCCAAGGCTGACTAGACGGGTAATGAATATCATGTTTGCCAACGAATATTAG
- a CDS encoding ASCH domain-containing protein produces the protein MPVLSFSVHKEKIKSGAKRHTIRALRKFPIKVGDKLYLWWKQRSPEREKLGEAKCIKVSDVLINADGVNIDDKIIINKIGLDNFAIADGFNDWQQLIEFFDKDGLPFEGVLIQWDNIKSPF, from the coding sequence ATGCCAGTACTATCATTCTCAGTTCACAAAGAAAAAATTAAAAGCGGCGCGAAGCGCCACACCATCAGAGCACTGCGAAAGTTTCCGATTAAAGTTGGCGACAAATTGTATCTGTGGTGGAAACAGCGATCGCCAGAGCGTGAAAAGTTGGGAGAGGCTAAATGTATAAAAGTTTCAGACGTGCTTATCAATGCCGATGGTGTCAACATTGACGACAAAATCATCATTAATAAAATCGGACTAGATAATTTTGCGATCGCTGATGGTTTCAATGATTGGCAACAGTTGATCGAGTTCTTCGACAAAGACGGTTTACCATTTGAGGGTGTGTTGATTCAATGGGATAACATCAAGTCACCTTTCTAA
- a CDS encoding IS1380 family transposase: MTECNQEAKIEFYKKKRLEVKFSGEQLSSEGGILLVRQAEEKVKIIEEMAERIEDKRDQNKIRHSMEQLIQQRVLQIASGYEDAIDSNQLRKDPILKIACNRLPIDEEEELLASQSTMTRLENRIAKSENKAMRRLFIEKYIEQHKTPPKQIVLDIDGWDAPTHGEQQMSFFHGYYDHHIYYPVLINEAKSGYPLVLQLRAGNSHAGKGVAPILRWLFWRLKREWAGVEIILRGDGGFSLPEIIKVCERSGVGYVCGFSSNAVLKRKVANLLERARLQYCQTREKARLFDDVYYQSSSWSEPRRLVMKAEWLEKGANPRFLITNLALPPQELYDKFYVYRGADSEHRIKELKLGIKAGRLSCHSFTANQFRLLLAQAAYILMLTIRQAAAATTLAKAQVIRLRDSLLKCAAHVKVSVRRVLVELPNFFPFAKEFCLISQRLSEPNFCIFD; the protein is encoded by the coding sequence ATGACAGAGTGTAATCAAGAAGCAAAGATCGAATTTTATAAAAAAAAGCGACTAGAAGTAAAGTTTAGTGGCGAACAATTGAGTAGTGAAGGTGGAATACTGCTGGTGAGACAAGCAGAAGAGAAAGTTAAAATTATCGAAGAGATGGCAGAGAGAATCGAGGATAAGCGAGACCAGAATAAAATCAGACACAGCATGGAACAGTTAATCCAGCAAAGGGTATTGCAAATAGCCAGTGGCTATGAAGATGCCATCGATAGCAATCAGCTGAGAAAAGACCCAATTTTAAAAATTGCCTGCAATCGGTTGCCAATAGATGAAGAAGAGGAACTACTGGCAAGTCAGTCAACCATGACGCGGTTAGAGAATCGGATTGCGAAATCAGAGAACAAAGCCATGAGGCGGTTATTTATCGAGAAATATATCGAACAGCACAAGACCCCTCCCAAACAAATCGTACTAGACATAGATGGGTGGGATGCGCCAACGCACGGAGAGCAACAGATGAGCTTTTTTCATGGATACTATGATCATCATATCTACTATCCCGTATTGATCAATGAAGCAAAAAGTGGATATCCTCTAGTATTGCAACTGAGAGCAGGGAATAGTCATGCAGGGAAAGGAGTCGCACCAATATTACGTTGGCTATTCTGGCGATTAAAACGGGAATGGGCAGGAGTCGAAATCATTTTGCGGGGTGATGGAGGATTCTCCTTACCCGAAATCATCAAAGTCTGCGAGCGTTCGGGTGTTGGCTATGTTTGTGGATTTTCTAGTAATGCTGTTTTAAAGCGCAAGGTAGCTAATTTGCTGGAACGCGCAAGATTGCAATATTGTCAGACGAGAGAAAAAGCGCGGTTGTTTGATGATGTTTACTACCAATCTAGTTCATGGTCAGAACCACGACGCTTAGTAATGAAAGCGGAATGGCTAGAAAAAGGGGCTAATCCACGTTTTCTGATTACCAATTTGGCGTTACCACCCCAAGAACTTTACGATAAATTTTATGTCTATAGAGGGGCGGATTCTGAGCATCGTATCAAGGAATTGAAATTGGGTATCAAGGCAGGTCGCCTCAGTTGTCATAGTTTTACGGCTAACCAGTTTCGGCTGCTTCTGGCTCAGGCTGCCTATATTCTCATGTTAACGATTCGACAAGCGGCGGCGGCAACGACATTAGCCAAAGCTCAAGTAATTCGCTTACGCGATTCTTTGCTCAAATGTGCGGCTCATGTCAAAGTGTCGGTTAGGCGGGTGCTGGTAGAATTGCCAAATTTCTTTCCCTTTGCTAAAGAATTCTGTCTGATTTCTCAGCGTTTATCCGAGCCTAACTTCTGTATTTTTGATTAG
- a CDS encoding recombinase family protein: MSSDLIIQNLGYARVSREEQANKKHGLETQLNRLAKAGCTEIFQDVASGRSWGDSKRGDFQRIVELVKQKRVKQITVTALDRLSRESVTSAKFLQTLEETGVLIYELDSDRYINFIDPNEWYESRQKGIQAEYESRKTSKRVRDGYQNLRDLHKANPRIPYGYKRVNQQYVLDPDKAAIARESIDLYLSHKTLPIVTREIYEKHGKRWSVSGLRQWLLNPVLVGHTPYDKREPKPANLPQGGQIIFNTHVDQALMTEHEQRAIAEILQENIKIWGKNRTAFINPLSGLVFCGECGVSCDLLSKPSGGKKVEFHRLRSFYCRTRSKRPAGKSCSQRSTYKFETIEALAIAALTKRAEQIANIAEISLERVEPLELRELRGQLATLETLTYNPAIALAKEQLKSQISNLEYGLTVGKQVDNELRSVLVETFQNPSFFATLPDTDKKTIYRALINRIVVKDGEVVGVELKI; encoded by the coding sequence ATGTCTAGCGATTTAATTATACAAAACCTTGGCTATGCACGAGTTTCGCGTGAAGAACAAGCCAATAAAAAGCATGGTTTAGAAACTCAGCTTAATCGATTGGCTAAGGCTGGCTGTACTGAAATATTTCAGGATGTAGCAAGCGGTAGGTCGTGGGGTGATTCTAAGCGTGGTGACTTTCAAAGGATTGTCGAGCTTGTTAAACAAAAACGGGTTAAGCAAATTACAGTGACCGCACTCGATCGCCTAAGTCGTGAGTCGGTTACATCAGCTAAATTTTTGCAGACATTAGAGGAGACGGGCGTATTAATTTACGAACTTGACAGCGATCGCTATATCAATTTTATCGATCCTAATGAGTGGTATGAGTCCAGACAAAAAGGTATACAAGCAGAATACGAGAGTCGCAAAACTTCCAAGCGCGTTAGGGATGGCTATCAAAATTTAAGGGACTTACATAAGGCAAATCCACGCATTCCCTACGGCTATAAACGAGTTAATCAGCAATATGTGCTTGACCCTGACAAAGCAGCGATCGCAAGGGAAAGCATTGATTTGTATCTGTCACACAAGACGTTACCAATTGTCACGCGAGAAATTTATGAGAAACATGGTAAGCGTTGGAGTGTTTCGGGTTTGCGGCAATGGCTCTTAAATCCTGTATTAGTTGGTCATACTCCTTACGATAAAAGGGAGCCTAAGCCTGCAAATCTTCCACAAGGGGGGCAGATTATTTTTAATACCCATGTGGATCAGGCTTTAATGACTGAGCATGAACAACGAGCGATCGCTGAAATACTGCAAGAAAATATCAAGATCTGGGGTAAGAATCGTACAGCATTTATAAATCCACTTTCGGGCTTGGTATTTTGCGGTGAGTGTGGTGTAAGTTGCGATCTACTCAGCAAACCATCAGGCGGTAAGAAAGTCGAATTTCATAGGCTTAGATCTTTCTATTGCCGAACCAGATCTAAGCGCCCTGCGGGTAAATCATGCTCTCAGCGATCGACATATAAATTTGAAACTATTGAAGCCTTGGCGATCGCTGCTTTAACTAAACGTGCTGAACAAATAGCCAATATTGCAGAAATTTCACTAGAACGAGTTGAGCCTTTAGAATTGCGCGAATTACGGGGGCAATTAGCTACTTTAGAGACTTTGACCTATAACCCTGCGATCGCACTTGCCAAAGAACAACTTAAATCACAGATTAGTAATTTAGAGTACGGGCTAACTGTTGGTAAACAAGTTGATAATGAATTGCGATCGGTTCTAGTGGAAACTTTTCAAAATCCTAGTTTTTTTGCAACTTTGCCAGATACAGACAAAAAAACGATCTATCGGGCTTTGATAAATCGCATTGTGGTTAAAGATGGTGAGGTTGTTGGTGTTGAACTAAAGATTTAG
- a CDS encoding ArdC family protein, with protein MTKYEASDKFEIVTDKLIQLLETGVKPWTKPWHSQTSESIFRNIVTGHCYKGINPIICLIDILTLGDDRPYFVGFSQAKDLGWKLNKGSKSTWLRWGGTVAKSTENENGETEKHFYNACKWLNVFHVSLFDDSEAKIKIADYAAKYEAQKLEVINPDARLQEADRLITATGAKIRYGGDRACYSPQVDAILMPQFEQFTSASSFYATSIHELTHWTGHQSRCDRDLSGRFGSSKYAYEELIAEIGAAFTCNHLGISGEMENHASYIGSWIKALKDDKKYFFKAATEARKASEFLLNANSQQLAA; from the coding sequence ATGACTAAATACGAAGCAAGCGATAAGTTTGAAATCGTCACAGATAAACTTATCCAACTTTTAGAGACAGGTGTTAAACCTTGGACTAAACCTTGGCATTCTCAAACCTCAGAGAGCATCTTTCGCAACATTGTTACAGGACATTGCTACAAAGGCATTAACCCGATCATCTGTTTGATTGACATCCTAACTTTAGGAGACGATCGCCCGTATTTTGTGGGCTTTAGCCAAGCTAAAGATCTTGGATGGAAGCTTAACAAGGGAAGTAAATCGACTTGGCTAAGATGGGGCGGCACGGTTGCCAAATCGACTGAGAACGAGAATGGCGAAACTGAAAAGCATTTTTACAATGCTTGCAAATGGCTGAATGTTTTCCATGTCAGTTTGTTTGATGACTCAGAGGCAAAAATTAAAATTGCTGATTATGCCGCCAAGTATGAAGCTCAAAAGCTTGAAGTCATTAACCCCGATGCAAGGTTGCAAGAAGCCGATCGCCTTATTACTGCTACAGGTGCAAAGATTCGCTATGGCGGCGATCGGGCTTGCTACTCTCCACAGGTAGACGCGATCCTGATGCCACAGTTTGAGCAGTTCACCAGCGCATCAAGTTTTTATGCAACATCAATCCACGAGCTGACTCACTGGACAGGACATCAAAGCCGATGCGATCGCGATTTATCTGGCAGGTTTGGATCTTCTAAATATGCCTATGAAGAACTGATCGCTGAGATTGGGGCGGCTTTTACTTGTAACCATTTGGGCATTAGTGGCGAGATGGAAAACCATGCAAGCTATATCGGCTCATGGATTAAAGCTTTGAAGGATGACAAAAAGTATTTCTTCAAAGCAGCGACCGAGGCAAGAAAAGCAAGCGAGTTTCTACTTAATGCCAACAGTCAACAGTTAGCCGCTTGA